In Fluviicola taffensis DSM 16823, the following are encoded in one genomic region:
- a CDS encoding SpvB/TcaC N-terminal domain-containing protein, producing the protein MNKATLFVALFFPVLTFAQPQKTFTEKLDGISTSQKELTKNASTDNSSIGQGGAMTNTVPLVTVSSRTMSFPLQLNYTAGIKTNQQSGPVGLGWVMPIGSIRRDFGSFYPDYSSTSHEADMYNVLDEGQSSQSSKGKFNTRIGTPPQAIQGTYLDPAVQQKYLGFNTIAADETRVMPLSDMYHVSVPGKLSNSFFNSGVINGDHLWKLTEAENWKVAHEVKTYKVSQEFSRINEANLSRDQNNNLLTETSYAAAIAVLPYVKNGFSKIPTGFSNVPNQYESYVLYEDFEKFTIIDENGTVYVFGRALRGQRYVYSDDPFWSNKENQSTTNLTVGSFWKIDYIAEWLLTEIHSVDYKDSNGNHLADDGDAGDWIRIYRPDKRRI; encoded by the coding sequence ATGAATAAAGCCACTTTGTTTGTAGCATTGTTTTTCCCAGTATTAACATTCGCTCAACCGCAAAAAACATTTACCGAAAAACTAGACGGAATATCGACATCTCAAAAAGAGTTGACCAAAAATGCTTCCACAGATAATTCATCTATTGGACAAGGAGGTGCGATGACGAACACGGTTCCACTGGTTACAGTGTCTTCAAGAACAATGAGCTTTCCGTTACAACTTAATTATACTGCAGGAATTAAAACCAATCAGCAAAGTGGCCCGGTTGGTTTAGGATGGGTGATGCCGATTGGGAGCATTAGACGCGATTTCGGATCTTTTTATCCAGACTATTCTTCTACCTCGCACGAAGCAGATATGTACAATGTACTAGATGAAGGCCAGTCTTCTCAGTCCAGTAAGGGTAAATTTAATACCCGAATAGGAACACCTCCTCAAGCCATTCAGGGAACTTACTTAGATCCAGCAGTTCAACAGAAATACCTTGGATTTAATACAATTGCTGCAGATGAGACACGGGTTATGCCTTTAAGTGACATGTATCATGTATCTGTTCCTGGAAAATTATCCAATTCATTTTTCAATAGCGGTGTAATCAATGGTGACCATCTTTGGAAATTAACCGAAGCTGAAAATTGGAAAGTTGCGCATGAAGTAAAGACTTATAAAGTTTCTCAGGAATTTTCCAGAATTAATGAAGCAAATCTCAGTAGAGATCAAAACAATAATTTGCTTACAGAAACAAGTTATGCAGCTGCAATTGCTGTTTTACCTTATGTTAAAAACGGGTTTTCAAAAATTCCAACGGGTTTTTCAAATGTACCGAATCAGTATGAAAGCTATGTGCTTTATGAAGATTTCGAGAAATTTACGATAATTGATGAAAATGGAACAGTATATGTTTTCGGACGTGCTTTGCGCGGTCAACGTTACGTGTATAGTGATGACCCATTTTGGAGTAATAAAGAGAATCAAAGCACTACTAATCTAACAGTAGGGAGCTTTTGGAAAATCGATTATATTGCTGAATGGTTATTGACAGAAATTCATTCTGTTGATTACAAAGATTCCAATGGAAATCATTTGGCCGATGATGGCGATGCGGGTGATTGGATTCGAATATACCGACCCGATAAAAGAAGAATCTAG
- a CDS encoding bestrophin family protein codes for MITYNPKSWLGLIFHLTKSDTLTILWKELIFIFIFTLGIAFFEIHFFADAVVLEKLFAVYSILGFVLSLLLVFRTNTAYDRWWEGRRKWGELVNDSRNLAVKLTALELPAEDDAYFARHIGNFALCIKEHLRNGTKFELLNLTEEEIAFLQKLDHIPSGIVELMYKRLNDLKKAGILSEEDVLRLDRNLNGFLDCVGACERIKNTPIPYSYSMFFKKFIFTYVVTLPFAFVVNFGYYSSIIATFIFYVLVSIEILAEEIEDPFGNDDNDLPTDEMAQRIQGIVGTILDKE; via the coding sequence ATGATAACATATAACCCGAAAAGCTGGCTCGGATTAATTTTCCATCTAACTAAGAGCGATACCCTTACTATTCTTTGGAAGGAATTGATTTTCATTTTCATTTTCACCTTAGGCATTGCCTTTTTTGAGATTCACTTTTTTGCGGATGCCGTAGTGCTGGAGAAATTATTTGCTGTTTACTCCATTTTAGGATTTGTATTGTCGCTTTTGTTGGTTTTTAGAACAAATACTGCCTATGATCGCTGGTGGGAAGGACGTAGAAAGTGGGGTGAATTGGTCAATGATTCGCGCAATTTAGCGGTGAAATTAACTGCTCTAGAATTGCCCGCAGAAGACGATGCTTATTTTGCGCGACACATTGGAAATTTTGCCTTGTGTATTAAAGAGCATTTAAGAAATGGAACTAAGTTCGAATTGTTGAATTTAACAGAGGAAGAAATTGCTTTTTTACAAAAGTTAGATCACATTCCATCGGGCATTGTGGAGTTGATGTACAAACGCTTGAATGATCTCAAAAAAGCAGGGATTCTCTCGGAAGAAGATGTGCTTCGTTTGGATAGAAACCTAAACGGATTTTTAGACTGTGTGGGCGCATGTGAACGCATCAAAAACACACCAATTCCTTATTCTTATTCGATGTTCTTCAAAAAATTCATCTTTACATACGTGGTCACTTTACCCTTCGCATTTGTAGTGAATTTTGGATATTATTCTTCTATCATCGCAACCTTTATTTTCTACGTGTTGGTAAGTATTGAGATTCTTGCAGAAGAAATTGAAGATCCGTTTGGAAATGACGACAATGACCTCCCAACCGATGAAATGGCGCAGCGCATTCAAGGAATTGTCGGAACGATTTTGGATAAGGAGTAG
- a CDS encoding Wzz/FepE/Etk N-terminal domain-containing protein, with product MEESSKVMQEQRMNLFVTLWAKRKILIIVTATGLVVSTLVAFLMTPLYRSTAIVFPAATSTVSFSEQRNAKASSMDFGEEEQAEQLIQILQSSKVRDKVVQQFDLMKHYDIDASDVNKHYKLVKEYNGHILFVRTRYGSIQIDVLDKDPQLAADMANKIVDLIDTVKNEMVMERTVPAFEINKRKKEQLEKDKETVLNQLDSLAALGVVPLEGRANLFQAYVEAKNPEDKADFKHRIDINLEFGAVFDGLEYVRNEKIMKLADFAASYEQAESDANTQFNHKFIVERAVVADKKDKPKRLIIMLLATFGTFVFMVFALLLQDKIKELRKLA from the coding sequence ATGGAAGAAAGCAGCAAGGTAATGCAAGAACAGCGAATGAATCTATTCGTCACACTGTGGGCTAAACGTAAAATATTGATCATTGTTACCGCTACAGGACTAGTGGTTTCTACCCTTGTAGCTTTCTTGATGACACCTTTGTATCGATCTACAGCAATCGTATTCCCAGCTGCAACAAGTACTGTATCGTTCTCTGAACAACGAAATGCCAAAGCTTCATCAATGGATTTTGGTGAGGAAGAACAAGCAGAGCAGTTGATTCAAATCTTGCAATCTTCGAAAGTGCGTGATAAAGTGGTTCAACAATTCGATTTGATGAAACACTATGATATCGATGCATCTGACGTCAATAAACACTATAAGTTAGTCAAAGAATACAACGGTCACATCTTATTTGTGCGTACACGTTATGGTTCTATTCAGATTGATGTACTAGACAAAGATCCACAGTTGGCTGCGGATATGGCGAATAAAATCGTGGATTTAATTGATACCGTTAAAAATGAGATGGTGATGGAGCGAACTGTTCCAGCATTCGAAATCAACAAACGTAAAAAGGAACAATTAGAAAAAGATAAAGAAACGGTTTTGAATCAGCTGGATTCATTGGCTGCCTTAGGCGTTGTTCCCTTGGAAGGTCGTGCAAATCTATTTCAAGCTTATGTAGAAGCAAAAAATCCGGAAGACAAAGCAGATTTCAAACACCGTATTGATATTAATCTGGAATTCGGAGCCGTATTCGATGGATTGGAATATGTGCGAAATGAAAAGATTATGAAACTGGCAGATTTTGCTGCATCCTATGAACAAGCAGAATCAGATGCCAACACACAGTTCAATCATAAGTTTATTGTAGAACGCGCTGTTGTTGCAGACAAAAAAGACAAGCCTAAACGTTTGATCATTATGTTATTGGCAACCTTCGGAACGTTTGTATTTATGGTTTTTGCTTTGTTGCTTCAAGATAAAATCAAAGAACTCCGCAAGTTAGCTTAA